The DNA region TGCGTGAAGATGTTCGGACTCGGAGCTCGGGGGTTAAACGGCAGACTGAGGAGCAGGAAGAAGGTGATCGCGAAAAAGAGCACATTTAGCGCTCGATTAGCGAAAGctggaagaggacgaggagactGTTGAGATGCTATTGTGCCTCGTAAGTCGCGGTAGAGGTTGATTGCCCGTGGGATAAGAACGGGGGCGAAGAAGATCAGGAGGGACTTGATACTGTTTTCAAATCAGCAAAACACTTTTTCATATAGACGGAAAACGATACATACGTCCCCCATGATATCCCAAGCTCAGTCATCGTGTACGATCTCCTATTGCATTCCCAGGAACGTTGAAAGAAGATGAATCCAGCTGGCACCAATTGATCTTATCGCGCCAAGAGCGGAGTGCCCTGAGTACAGAGTGTTGGACAGAGGTAAGTAAATCAGCTCAGTTTAATGCTAACAGAAAGTTGATTAAATTTCTTTTATATCCCTAGACTCTCAATCACATATTCCCACGTAATATGTGGTTTTATGTACTGTAGGAGAGAATGAACACGAGCAAGCAATCCCAGATACATAAGCGCTATGGTCTATAACAAAAACAATTAAAGACACAAGAAAAACAAATTTGGCATGCGGTCCTGCCATCCTGCCAAAAACCAGAAATAAGAAGGTATACATGCCGTCAATCATAACGCCCGCACAAAACAATTTAAGGTATCAATCCTATTTTATCTTACCCAATCCATAGCCGCTTCAAATATACCCTGCCTTCAGAGCCGGATGATGTGCCAAATCCGGAGGCGCGATGCCAGATTCGTCCCTAGAGTATTTCGACGATGCTGCATCATTCGGAGGGGGGCTCGAGATTTTCTCGATTTTCAAAGGGAACCGGGTTGAGTTTCGGTCGGTTGGCGATCTCCTCCCGGCTTGAGGGCTGTATATCGGTAGGGTATCCTCGCGTTTCATGCTGAGTCTGAATATTCTGTGACTGCCGGTTCGCGGGATCTCTCCTTTCTGGCCTGCAACCGCTCCATAAATTCGAATTTGGCGTGCAGTGACGCCTTTTCCTCCATCTGCGAAAACAAAGCTCTACCGACATGGTTAGTGTTGCTCATCTAGAGGGAATGAGCAGAAACTTACCGAAACGAGATTAATCGCACTCATAACCAATCCCAGGACCCCTGCGGAGAGGACGATCCTCCAAAATGTTATACCAAGATGATCTTGGCCCATGTCTTTCCGGTTCAGATTGCCCAACACTCCGGCGCCAAGCATGAACATCGCTACCCCCAAGGTGATGAATCCAGAATTATGTCCGAGTAATGGCCAGTCTCGATCGAAGTAGCTGCGTAACCAGGG from Aspergillus chevalieri M1 DNA, chromosome 2, nearly complete sequence includes:
- a CDS encoding uncharacterized protein (COG:S;~EggNog:ENOG410PPU0;~TransMembrane:4 (o20-40i47-69o89-110i122-149o)); this translates as MKASWKARLAGPGYVILNGIRVINIITFLDIIAASAVMLVKISLTSGFFFFEAVTHAVTAGVSIFLLISELPWLRSYFDRDWPLLGHNSGFITLGVAMFMLGAGVLGNLNRKDMGQDHLGITFWRIVLSAGVLGLVMSAINLVSSFVFADGGKGVTARQIRIYGAVAGQKGEIPRTGSHRIFRLSMKREDTLPIYSPQAGRRSPTDRNSTRFPLKIEKISSPPPNDAASSKYSRDESGIAPPDLAHHPALKAGYI